The Labrus bergylta chromosome 15, fLabBer1.1, whole genome shotgun sequence genome includes a region encoding these proteins:
- the vegfab gene encoding vascular endothelial growth factor Ab isoform X1, with protein sequence MNFIDSLTLLFLTLSAVKSAHIPKETERGPHDVIPLMEVYNKSLCQPRELLVEILQEYPEEVEHIFIPSCVVLTRCAGCCNDEMLQCMPTSSYNITMEIKRIKPQKQQNDIFMSFTEHSACECRLKKEVKEQREKKPRKGKGKGQKRKRKKNRDKTIHDAVCEPCCDHCSDRRRRLFMQDPATCRCSCKHTDEYCKDRQLELNERTCKCDKPRR encoded by the exons ATGAACTTTATTGACAGTTTGACACTATTATTTTTGACGCTGTCAGCTGTCAAG AGCGCCCACATACCGAAGGAAACAGAAAGAGGTCCACATGACG TGATCCCTTTAATGGAGGTCTACAACAAGAGCTTGTGCCAGCCGCGGGAGCTGCTGGTGGAGATCCTACAGGAGTATCCGGAGGAAGTGGAGCACATCTTCATCCCGTCCTGCGTGGTGTTAACACGATGTGCGGGCTGCTGCAACGATGAGATGCTGCAGTGCATGCCTACATCAAGCTACAACATAACGATGGAG attaaaagaataaaaccccaaaaacaacaaaatgatatTTTCATGAGTTTCACAGAACACAGCGCATGTGAGTGTAG GTTAAAGAAAGAAGtgaaagaacagagagaaaa AAAACCCCGGAAAGGCAAGGGTAAAGGCCAAAAGAGAAAACGAAAGAAAAACCGCGACAAAACAATTCACGATGC tGTTTGCGAGCCATGTTGTGACCACTGCTCGGACAGGAGGAGGCGTTTGTTCATGCAGGATCCTGCAACCTGTCGGTGCTCCTGCAAACACACTGACGAATATTGTAAAGACCGCCAGCTAGAGCTCAATGAGAGGACCTGCAA aTGTGACAAGCCCAGAAGATGA
- the vegfab gene encoding vascular endothelial growth factor Ab isoform X3, with product MNFIDSLTLLFLTLSAVKSAHIPKETERGPHDVIPLMEVYNKSLCQPRELLVEILQEYPEEVEHIFIPSCVVLTRCAGCCNDEMLQCMPTSSYNITMEIKRIKPQKQQNDIFMSFTEHSACECRLKKEVKEQRENVCEPCCDHCSDRRRRLFMQDPATCRCSCKHTDEYCKDRQLELNERTCKCDKPRR from the exons ATGAACTTTATTGACAGTTTGACACTATTATTTTTGACGCTGTCAGCTGTCAAG AGCGCCCACATACCGAAGGAAACAGAAAGAGGTCCACATGACG TGATCCCTTTAATGGAGGTCTACAACAAGAGCTTGTGCCAGCCGCGGGAGCTGCTGGTGGAGATCCTACAGGAGTATCCGGAGGAAGTGGAGCACATCTTCATCCCGTCCTGCGTGGTGTTAACACGATGTGCGGGCTGCTGCAACGATGAGATGCTGCAGTGCATGCCTACATCAAGCTACAACATAACGATGGAG attaaaagaataaaaccccaaaaacaacaaaatgatatTTTCATGAGTTTCACAGAACACAGCGCATGTGAGTGTAG GTTAAAGAAAGAAGtgaaagaacagagagaaaa tGTTTGCGAGCCATGTTGTGACCACTGCTCGGACAGGAGGAGGCGTTTGTTCATGCAGGATCCTGCAACCTGTCGGTGCTCCTGCAAACACACTGACGAATATTGTAAAGACCGCCAGCTAGAGCTCAATGAGAGGACCTGCAA aTGTGACAAGCCCAGAAGATGA
- the vegfab gene encoding vascular endothelial growth factor Ab isoform X2 translates to MNFIDSLTLLFLTLSAVKSAHIPKETERGPHDVIPLMEVYNKSLCQPRELLVEILQEYPEEVEHIFIPSCVVLTRCAGCCNDEMLQCMPTSSYNITMEIKRIKPQKQQNDIFMSFTEHSACECRLKKEVKEQREKKPRKGKGKGQKRKRKKNRDKTIHDAYVSSAFSTYLHLSVTLLIIKLIWEELLCPF, encoded by the exons ATGAACTTTATTGACAGTTTGACACTATTATTTTTGACGCTGTCAGCTGTCAAG AGCGCCCACATACCGAAGGAAACAGAAAGAGGTCCACATGACG TGATCCCTTTAATGGAGGTCTACAACAAGAGCTTGTGCCAGCCGCGGGAGCTGCTGGTGGAGATCCTACAGGAGTATCCGGAGGAAGTGGAGCACATCTTCATCCCGTCCTGCGTGGTGTTAACACGATGTGCGGGCTGCTGCAACGATGAGATGCTGCAGTGCATGCCTACATCAAGCTACAACATAACGATGGAG attaaaagaataaaaccccaaaaacaacaaaatgatatTTTCATGAGTTTCACAGAACACAGCGCATGTGAGTGTAG GTTAAAGAAAGAAGtgaaagaacagagagaaaa AAAACCCCGGAAAGGCAAGGGTAAAGGCCAAAAGAGAAAACGAAAGAAAAACCGCGACAAAACAATTCACGATGCGTATGTCAGCTCCGCCTTCTCCACCTACCTGCACCTGAGTGTCACACTTCTCATAATTAAGCTCATTTGGGAGGAGCTTCTTTGCCCATTTTAA